One window from the genome of Thermococcus siculi encodes:
- a CDS encoding DUF424 domain-containing protein, translating to MIYVKIYRVQGEVLLAACDEELLGKTFREGELKLEVKERFYKGELVEEGALEALLEEATIANLTGERCVSKAIELGYVEEERVLYIEGIPHAQMARLFL from the coding sequence ATGATATATGTTAAAATCTACCGAGTTCAGGGTGAGGTCCTTCTCGCTGCGTGCGACGAGGAACTCCTCGGAAAGACCTTCCGCGAGGGTGAACTGAAGCTTGAGGTCAAGGAGCGCTTCTACAAGGGGGAGCTGGTTGAAGAGGGCGCTCTGGAGGCCCTCCTTGAGGAAGCAACGATAGCCAACCTGACCGGCGAGCGCTGCGTCTCGAAGGCGATCGAGCTTGGCTACGTCGAGGAGGAGAGGGTGCTGTACATAGAGGGAATCCCCCACGCCCAGATGGCGAGGCTCTTCCTCTGA
- a CDS encoding 60S ribosomal export protein NMD3, giving the protein MSERFCYRCGISESEGGPLIDGLCQVCYRKENPVLLIEGEINTELCQNCGSYRKRGVWVDPRSYELDELIFEVADNALLETLEDSLSEGIREYEVVSMEELEEIDELPVGRAVVAFQPIDWHIEYFPAIVTYEVRVKARTHELQRELHDERKTVTVYVRQTVCPRCSKFLGGYFEAILQVRADERPLTEEERKAIGKLVEEKVDEIMRKDRMGFIQDTIEKEEGLDFYMGSTSSARKLAQAIRDRFGGTISEAYELVGVDRQTSREVYRTSVSVRIPKFRRGDIVADKRGNVYEVERVDGRGLSLRNLLNNESEHRDWKTVRRDGVDTVEHERSEAMVTSITPNEVQLMDMRTYETYELEKPKISLREGEVYNMVEVRGKRYFLSRKE; this is encoded by the coding sequence ATGAGCGAGAGGTTCTGTTACCGCTGTGGAATAAGCGAGAGTGAGGGCGGTCCTCTCATAGATGGACTCTGCCAGGTGTGCTACCGGAAGGAGAACCCCGTGCTGCTCATTGAGGGCGAGATAAACACCGAGCTGTGCCAGAACTGCGGGAGCTATAGGAAGAGGGGCGTCTGGGTCGACCCCAGGAGCTACGAACTCGACGAGTTGATATTCGAGGTGGCCGATAACGCTCTCCTGGAGACCTTAGAGGATTCGCTGAGCGAGGGGATCAGGGAGTACGAGGTAGTTTCAATGGAGGAGCTGGAGGAAATCGATGAGCTGCCCGTGGGGAGGGCGGTCGTGGCCTTTCAGCCAATTGACTGGCACATCGAGTACTTCCCGGCGATAGTCACCTACGAGGTCCGCGTTAAAGCGAGAACGCACGAGCTTCAGAGGGAGCTCCACGATGAGAGGAAGACCGTTACGGTCTACGTTCGCCAGACCGTCTGTCCGAGGTGCTCCAAGTTTTTGGGGGGCTACTTCGAGGCCATCCTCCAGGTTCGCGCCGATGAAAGGCCGCTGACCGAAGAGGAGAGAAAGGCCATCGGAAAGCTCGTCGAGGAGAAGGTAGATGAAATAATGAGGAAGGATAGAATGGGCTTCATCCAGGACACGATAGAGAAGGAAGAGGGCCTGGACTTCTACATGGGTTCAACTTCAAGTGCCAGAAAGCTCGCCCAGGCCATTAGGGACCGCTTCGGGGGCACCATAAGCGAGGCCTACGAACTTGTAGGAGTGGACAGGCAGACGAGCAGGGAAGTCTACCGCACGAGCGTCAGCGTGAGGATTCCGAAGTTCAGGAGGGGCGACATAGTGGCCGACAAAAGGGGCAACGTCTATGAGGTTGAGAGGGTGGACGGAAGGGGCCTCTCGCTGAGGAACCTCTTGAACAACGAGAGCGAGCACAGGGACTGGAAGACCGTAAGGAGGGACGGGGTGGACACCGTGGAGCACGAGAGGAGCGAGGCGATGGTGACAAGCATCACCCCGAACGAGGTCCAGCTCATGGACATGAGAACCTACGAGACCTACGAGCTGGAAAAGCCGAAGATTTCCCTCCGCGAGGGAGAGGTCTACAACATGGTCGAGGTTAGGGGGAAGAGGTACTTCCTGTCGAGGAAGGAGTGA
- the cdr gene encoding CoA-disulfide reductase yields MKKTVVIIGGGAAGMSAASRVKRLKPEWDVKVFEATEWVSHAPCGVPYVVEGISPKEKLMHYPPEVFIKKRGIDLHMKAEVIEVEQGRVRVREEDGEHTYEWDYLVFANGASPRIPAVEGADLPGVFKADLPPDAVAITSYLEQNEVNDVVIVGGGYIGVEMAEAFSARGKNVTVIERGERVMKNAFDREVTDVLEEEMRKRVNLRTQEILMRIEGEGRVERVVTDAGEYRADMVILATGIRPNVELAREIGVRIGETGAIWTNEKMETSVENVYAAGDVAETRHLITGRRVWIPLAPSGNKMGYVAGSNIAGKEVHFPGVLGTSVTKFFDVEIGKTGLTEAEAIKEGYDVRTAFIKAQTRPHYYPGAKPIWLKGVVDNETNRLLGVQAVGAEILPRIDTAAAMLTAGFTTRDAFFTDLAYAPPFAPVWDPLIVLARVLKF; encoded by the coding sequence ATGAAGAAGACGGTGGTCATCATAGGCGGTGGAGCGGCCGGAATGAGCGCGGCCTCACGCGTCAAGAGACTCAAGCCGGAGTGGGACGTCAAGGTATTCGAGGCAACTGAATGGGTCAGCCATGCACCCTGTGGCGTCCCTTACGTTGTCGAGGGAATCTCGCCGAAGGAGAAGCTCATGCACTATCCACCCGAGGTCTTTATCAAGAAGCGCGGTATAGACCTCCACATGAAGGCGGAGGTGATAGAGGTCGAGCAGGGGCGCGTTCGCGTGAGGGAGGAGGACGGGGAACACACCTATGAATGGGACTACCTCGTCTTCGCGAACGGTGCCTCGCCGAGGATTCCGGCCGTTGAGGGGGCCGATCTGCCTGGGGTCTTCAAGGCAGACCTCCCGCCCGATGCGGTGGCGATAACGTCTTACCTCGAGCAGAACGAGGTTAATGACGTGGTCATCGTTGGTGGCGGCTACATAGGCGTCGAGATGGCGGAGGCCTTCTCGGCCAGGGGCAAGAACGTGACGGTCATAGAGCGCGGCGAGCGCGTCATGAAAAATGCCTTCGACAGGGAGGTAACGGACGTTCTCGAAGAGGAGATGAGGAAGAGGGTGAACCTCCGCACTCAGGAGATCCTGATGCGCATCGAAGGCGAGGGAAGGGTAGAGAGGGTCGTCACCGATGCCGGGGAGTACAGAGCCGACATGGTCATTCTGGCCACAGGGATAAGGCCCAACGTGGAACTGGCGAGGGAGATAGGCGTCAGGATCGGCGAGACAGGCGCCATATGGACGAACGAGAAGATGGAGACGAGCGTCGAGAACGTTTATGCGGCCGGAGACGTCGCCGAGACGAGGCACCTAATCACCGGGAGGCGCGTCTGGATTCCCCTCGCCCCCTCTGGAAACAAGATGGGCTACGTTGCGGGAAGCAACATCGCCGGAAAGGAGGTTCACTTCCCCGGCGTCCTCGGCACGAGCGTCACCAAGTTCTTCGACGTCGAGATAGGCAAGACCGGTCTCACCGAGGCCGAAGCGATAAAGGAGGGCTACGATGTCAGAACCGCTTTCATAAAAGCCCAGACCCGGCCGCACTACTACCCGGGTGCAAAGCCGATATGGCTTAAGGGCGTTGTGGACAACGAGACCAACAGACTCCTCGGAGTCCAGGCCGTCGGCGCTGAGATCCTCCCGAGGATAGACACGGCGGCCGCCATGCTCACGGCAGGCTTCACCACGAGGGATGCCTTCTTCACGGATCTGGCCTACGCACCGCCCTTCGCCCCGGTGTGGGATCCGCTTATAGTTCTTGCGAGGGTTCTGAAGTTCTGA
- a CDS encoding S8 family serine peptidase gives MGKKVLSLLISVLMVFSVVAVAFQGVAADNINNLGITTTVQKVKAAPESTEKSTVSPLEKIEPTLLEILNGKESQGTIEIGDQKWVMVHISATKDIKTSFKEIKVVGKTRFMDTVVYLALVPVSEGSADELIKIASLPEVEGISRSVPFEPIDIKKDTEIQTKSIPLPHSKFAYRAKPQRLGVRTIDEKPTISIRDAIKGRLEELQKDSPAVNGRANIEVPAVQPLAVEPGPDDIFAVYHHGSYMTWVDLNVTGEGVKVAVIDSGVDFGNPDLQDAYAVDTNPNSPYYGWPIAFDGNSLIYYLALGATFADAYSYTGYLYSWYTPTIVNVTPYIYGGYFGIGYRGDYTTVFTSMSLANIPDDSERAQLINNTLQWIGNVSSVLLVDDDGGDIFEVLYENALDALGVNYTYYEVPNETANGPNVTVLSSYDLVLWFTGAAWNNTLTESDVSNLTAYLESGGKLWLISDDYIYDGGLDNTTVKYNFTTKYLHVTGALEDFPVPTILYDYISGPYHGGEVYWGLYESPTDMYADYIFPDNNATPLLTGFTAYAYDMHYGWLYTDVKLPLNDTLGVPSTSGVMKLGLHPDLALWADWYGGFVLVTDPNANQTYDTVYTDVAPATVIDFNKDVGHTKDNPVIQLDFWNTFDGWFGQDGYADLSGGMIYYIADGKTPIPYSDVVAERWGLPLRVPANGELVAFMIGNVYTAGGDHGTLCAAAVGARGRTFFGLTFGNAINAKIIAEGSMYQGGSWIDYVYFAVEGYDGKPGTGDEAQIVSNSYGASSIINKGYTWADRFLYYITSVYAPTTTFFFAAGNGGPGYGTVTSEGASPFVVTVGAAVEWGYRGLFGYDDGPWQQFMANYGDAADFSNKGPNALGQPDPDVLAVGEFALGSLALNSVGDGFWASDLWSGTSLATPMASGIAALVYQAYYEAHGRWPTAQEVKEILMSTAKNVNHDVFTQGAGFLDAYSAVEAAMNIDGILVSPSEWAAGKTDYEGLANVMYPGESDSQTFTVENMNPSSAKEINVSAEVFEKIGEVEFDVIGNSWAYYRIDQYIPPDADLMKVTLYTSYDNFDNNSDYMSDAYPWFRIYDVTFVDGNMTTNLLQQSAKEGNVVSAMLGNPTQKYHDMMLIQIRDIMRLYGKTSTYPAKVKLEFYKRTPWDWVTLDKASLTVGAGKTAKFTAKIKVPSDASYGIYEGAIYLKYDGKETTIPVSVVVASPTPEFEFGDNTNASGLYDNGNVYGYFDWGWRYESGDWRLFYFNVPEAEEGSYVIADVAWDGTITDINLHLLGPSVDEWSMKYPDVMGPYGLKEIGRSDDGYVGRGLFLYQTSSGVNEELIAGKAYEGLNALWLHNVLFDGNASYRTFYGRVGMAKVYPESWIESLGPRIGERTFTVELPEWAGDLTIMASGFSTPLIYQDVVAPPTGNSDYYTVNVVSSPVLDVQLTSVWDDIAGVDLDLYVYYNASGTLIEVGSSLTSTSDEHVSLSFPYPGQYVIEVYSYNNPAPGDATYDIQITTIDGNELQVKNVTSTSSGYVVDMIYNLTDEHLNATVPLNGIILMGTTKNPLLFQIPVTITPVPYDVELTSVKTSGVPDINGEYEVTAYVTNNGPYNATNVQVNLFRDDLPTDVQAVIPLIQPGEVYEVTFSIPVGDIELHSYKIAVSAPEDVNLDNNEKLVYARGVDENNVPWVYALGESVGTAKITSAHDAGRRIYYVTVDGEHGVKVTTLIKLPQDTIYYHVNVEGATLLNVTSRSVSDGLLLYVTTKLNSPGTIRVEFRTQSDYNSISAMNYVWYMLYWRYDQKFDLLYQKAVELGVDNETLQEAMHYNELADQYYEDAEKYMTPGRDALAVAALPYMRKAYINILEAYNILEQAIEEFQEGG, from the coding sequence TTGGGTAAGAAAGTGCTGAGTCTTTTAATTTCGGTGCTAATGGTATTCTCAGTAGTTGCAGTAGCTTTCCAGGGAGTTGCCGCGGACAATATCAATAACCTTGGAATCACTACCACTGTCCAGAAAGTCAAAGCCGCCCCAGAGAGCACAGAAAAGTCAACCGTTTCGCCGCTGGAAAAGATAGAACCAACATTGCTGGAGATTTTAAATGGGAAAGAATCACAGGGAACCATCGAGATTGGGGATCAGAAATGGGTCATGGTCCATATTTCTGCCACCAAGGACATCAAAACCTCGTTCAAGGAAATTAAAGTTGTCGGAAAGACCAGGTTTATGGACACTGTTGTCTACCTAGCACTCGTTCCTGTAAGCGAGGGTAGTGCAGATGAGCTCATAAAAATTGCCTCTCTCCCAGAGGTGGAGGGAATAAGCAGAAGTGTACCTTTCGAGCCAATAGACATAAAGAAAGATACAGAAATTCAAACGAAGTCAATACCGCTTCCACACTCGAAATTTGCCTACAGGGCCAAACCTCAAAGGCTTGGGGTAAGAACTATTGACGAGAAACCGACTATCTCAATCCGGGATGCTATAAAAGGGAGACTGGAGGAACTCCAAAAAGATAGCCCCGCTGTGAATGGAAGGGCTAACATCGAAGTCCCTGCGGTTCAGCCCCTAGCCGTTGAACCTGGGCCTGATGACATCTTTGCCGTTTACCACCACGGGTCTTACATGACTTGGGTGGACCTCAACGTTACAGGTGAGGGAGTAAAGGTCGCCGTTATTGACAGCGGTGTTGACTTTGGAAACCCCGACCTCCAGGACGCATACGCTGTCGACACGAACCCGAATTCTCCGTACTATGGATGGCCAATCGCCTTTGATGGCAACTCCCTTATCTATTACCTAGCCCTTGGAGCCACTTTTGCGGATGCATACTCTTATACGGGCTATCTCTACTCCTGGTACACCCCGACTATAGTTAACGTGACCCCGTATATCTACGGAGGATACTTCGGCATAGGCTACCGTGGGGACTATACGACAGTCTTTACGAGCATGAGCCTCGCCAACATTCCCGATGACTCTGAGAGAGCTCAGCTGATTAACAACACCCTTCAGTGGATTGGAAACGTTAGCAGCGTCCTCTTGGTTGACGATGACGGTGGGGACATATTTGAGGTGCTCTACGAGAACGCCTTAGACGCACTTGGGGTCAACTACACCTACTATGAGGTCCCCAATGAGACTGCAAACGGTCCTAACGTCACGGTTCTTAGCAGTTATGACCTAGTACTCTGGTTCACGGGAGCGGCTTGGAACAACACTCTAACTGAGTCGGACGTGAGTAACCTTACGGCGTACCTTGAGAGCGGCGGGAAGCTCTGGCTAATAAGCGACGATTACATTTATGACGGAGGTCTAGATAACACGACCGTTAAATACAATTTCACCACAAAATATCTTCATGTGACTGGTGCCTTGGAGGACTTCCCTGTGCCGACGATTCTCTATGACTACATCAGCGGACCATATCATGGCGGGGAGGTCTACTGGGGTCTCTACGAGAGTCCGACTGACATGTACGCGGACTACATATTCCCCGACAATAATGCCACGCCACTTCTAACTGGATTTACTGCCTATGCTTACGACATGCATTACGGTTGGCTCTATACCGACGTCAAGCTTCCACTTAACGACACCTTGGGCGTTCCTAGCACTAGTGGGGTAATGAAGCTTGGTCTCCACCCTGATCTCGCTCTCTGGGCAGACTGGTACGGCGGTTTCGTTCTCGTAACCGACCCCAATGCAAACCAGACTTACGACACGGTTTATACAGATGTTGCTCCAGCCACGGTCATTGACTTCAACAAGGATGTTGGCCACACGAAAGACAACCCAGTGATACAGCTTGACTTCTGGAACACGTTTGATGGATGGTTTGGACAGGACGGTTACGCCGACCTCTCTGGAGGCATGATCTACTACATAGCCGACGGAAAGACACCCATCCCATACTCCGATGTTGTCGCCGAGAGGTGGGGACTGCCTCTGAGAGTACCTGCCAATGGCGAACTTGTGGCCTTCATGATAGGTAACGTCTACACCGCCGGTGGAGACCACGGAACCCTCTGTGCAGCGGCAGTCGGGGCCAGAGGAAGAACGTTCTTTGGTCTTACATTTGGCAACGCTATAAACGCCAAGATAATTGCTGAGGGTTCGATGTACCAGGGAGGAAGCTGGATTGACTATGTGTACTTCGCAGTTGAAGGCTATGATGGAAAACCCGGAACGGGGGATGAGGCTCAGATAGTCAGCAACAGCTATGGTGCATCTTCCATCATAAACAAGGGATACACGTGGGCCGACAGGTTCCTTTACTACATAACTAGTGTTTACGCCCCAACGACAACGTTCTTCTTCGCCGCCGGTAACGGTGGGCCCGGATACGGTACAGTCACCAGTGAGGGTGCCTCTCCGTTCGTGGTTACAGTCGGTGCCGCGGTTGAGTGGGGTTACAGAGGACTGTTCGGTTACGACGACGGTCCGTGGCAGCAGTTCATGGCCAACTATGGAGACGCTGCTGACTTCTCCAACAAGGGTCCAAACGCCCTCGGCCAGCCTGATCCTGATGTGCTGGCAGTGGGTGAATTTGCACTCGGCAGTCTTGCCCTCAACTCGGTGGGAGATGGATTCTGGGCAAGCGATCTGTGGAGCGGAACGAGCCTCGCCACCCCAATGGCCTCGGGAATCGCAGCCCTTGTTTACCAGGCGTACTATGAGGCCCACGGTAGATGGCCAACTGCACAGGAAGTTAAAGAGATACTCATGAGTACTGCTAAGAACGTGAACCATGATGTGTTTACCCAGGGAGCTGGATTCCTCGACGCTTACAGTGCCGTTGAGGCTGCCATGAACATAGATGGCATATTAGTGTCTCCAAGTGAATGGGCAGCTGGCAAGACGGACTACGAAGGACTTGCCAATGTCATGTACCCAGGAGAGAGCGACTCGCAGACGTTCACCGTCGAAAACATGAACCCCAGCAGCGCCAAGGAGATCAATGTCTCCGCGGAAGTGTTTGAGAAGATTGGAGAGGTTGAGTTCGATGTTATCGGGAACTCTTGGGCCTACTACAGGATAGACCAGTACATACCACCAGATGCCGACCTTATGAAAGTTACCCTCTACACTTCCTACGACAACTTTGACAACAACAGCGACTACATGTCGGATGCGTACCCATGGTTCAGGATATACGATGTGACTTTTGTTGATGGCAACATGACTACAAACCTCCTTCAGCAGTCGGCCAAGGAAGGAAACGTGGTATCCGCCATGCTTGGCAATCCTACCCAGAAGTATCACGACATGATGCTCATCCAGATAAGGGACATAATGCGGCTCTACGGCAAGACCAGCACTTATCCCGCGAAGGTCAAGCTTGAATTCTACAAGAGAACCCCCTGGGACTGGGTTACCCTCGATAAGGCCAGTCTCACGGTTGGAGCAGGGAAGACCGCTAAGTTTACCGCGAAGATAAAGGTTCCCTCAGACGCTTCCTATGGTATCTATGAGGGTGCTATATACCTCAAGTACGATGGAAAGGAGACCACCATACCTGTAAGCGTTGTGGTTGCATCCCCGACTCCTGAGTTCGAGTTTGGAGACAACACTAACGCCAGTGGTCTCTATGATAACGGCAACGTCTACGGCTACTTTGATTGGGGATGGAGGTATGAGAGTGGTGACTGGAGGCTGTTCTACTTCAACGTGCCTGAAGCCGAAGAGGGGAGCTATGTAATAGCAGACGTCGCATGGGACGGCACGATAACGGACATCAACCTCCACCTCCTCGGACCAAGTGTTGACGAGTGGAGCATGAAGTATCCGGACGTCATGGGTCCGTACGGCCTGAAGGAGATTGGCAGGAGTGACGATGGATACGTGGGCCGTGGTCTGTTCCTCTACCAGACCTCAAGCGGTGTCAATGAGGAACTAATAGCGGGCAAAGCGTACGAGGGCCTAAACGCTCTCTGGCTCCACAACGTCCTCTTCGATGGAAACGCCAGTTACAGAACGTTTTACGGACGCGTTGGCATGGCCAAAGTCTATCCGGAGAGCTGGATTGAATCCCTTGGGCCTAGGATAGGGGAGAGGACCTTTACAGTGGAGCTCCCCGAGTGGGCTGGTGACCTCACCATAATGGCGAGCGGGTTCAGCACTCCACTAATCTACCAGGACGTAGTTGCCCCGCCGACCGGTAACTCAGATTATTATACGGTGAACGTCGTGAGTTCCCCGGTACTTGATGTTCAGCTTACCAGTGTGTGGGACGATATTGCAGGGGTTGACCTTGACCTGTATGTTTACTACAATGCTAGCGGTACACTTATAGAAGTGGGAAGCTCACTTACATCGACCTCCGATGAACATGTTTCCTTGAGCTTCCCATATCCGGGCCAGTACGTCATTGAGGTTTACTCATACAACAACCCCGCCCCAGGAGACGCTACCTATGATATCCAGATAACCACGATTGACGGAAACGAGCTCCAAGTCAAGAACGTTACTAGCACCAGCTCGGGTTACGTCGTTGACATGATATACAACCTCACTGATGAGCACCTTAACGCTACTGTGCCTCTCAATGGAATAATCCTCATGGGAACTACGAAGAATCCATTACTCTTCCAGATACCGGTAACTATCACCCCGGTTCCGTACGATGTCGAACTTACAAGCGTCAAGACCAGCGGTGTTCCCGACATCAACGGGGAGTATGAGGTAACTGCCTATGTCACTAACAACGGACCGTACAATGCCACCAACGTCCAGGTTAACCTCTTCAGAGACGATCTGCCCACGGATGTCCAGGCAGTAATCCCGCTTATTCAGCCGGGAGAAGTTTACGAGGTAACATTCAGCATCCCCGTGGGTGACATTGAGCTGCATTCATACAAGATTGCCGTCTCTGCTCCAGAGGACGTCAACCTTGACAACAATGAGAAGCTTGTCTATGCGAGGGGAGTCGATGAGAACAATGTACCTTGGGTCTACGCCTTAGGCGAGAGTGTTGGAACCGCCAAGATAACCAGTGCCCACGACGCAGGCAGGAGAATCTACTATGTTACCGTGGACGGGGAGCACGGGGTTAAAGTTACTACGCTGATCAAGCTTCCACAGGACACAATCTACTACCATGTCAATGTCGAAGGTGCCACACTGCTCAACGTGACGTCCAGAAGTGTCTCTGATGGACTGCTATTATACGTAACAACGAAGCTTAACTCTCCAGGCACGATAAGAGTTGAATTCAGGACACAGAGTGACTACAATAGCATCTCTGCGATGAACTACGTCTGGTACATGCTCTACTGGAGGTACGACCAGAAGTTCGACCTACTCTACCAGAAGGCAGTCGAACTCGGAGTTGACAACGAGACCCTCCAGGAGGCCATGCACTACAATGAGCTCGCCGACCAGTACTACGAAGATGCAGAGAAGTACATGACCCCAGGAAGAGACGCTCTGGCAGTAGCTGCACTACCCTACATGCGCAAGGCGTACATAAACATCCTCGAGGCATACAACATCCTTGAGCAGGCCATCGAGGAGTTCCAGGAGGGGGGCTGA